From the genome of Elusimicrobiota bacterium, one region includes:
- the ahcY gene encoding adenosylhomocysteinase — MSKQHDVKDIRLADAGRKRIEWAEREMPVLRQIKARFSKEKPLKGIRMACCLHITTETANLAITLKAGGADAVFCASNPLSTQDDVAAALVKHYGIRTYAIKGEDNKTYYKHIQAAIEHRPQITMDDGADLVSTLHKDYRSYLTDVIGGSEETTTGVVRLRAMEKDGVLPYPVISVNDALTKHLFDNRYGTGQSTIDGILRATNLLLAGKMMVVAGYGWCGRGFAMRAKGLGAIVIVTEIDPMKAMEAAMDGFLVMPMSEAAKIGDVFVTLTGNKSVLRAEHFRKMKDGAIMANSGHFNVEIDLESLQKLAKSKRPLRDYVEEFTLPNGHRLCVLGEGRLINLASAEGHPASVMDMSFANQALSAEFMVQNAKQLENRVYPVPTEIDQEIARLKLRGMGISIDTLTPEQAKYLASWQEGT, encoded by the coding sequence ATGAGCAAACAACATGATGTGAAGGATATTCGCCTGGCCGATGCCGGCCGCAAACGTATTGAGTGGGCTGAACGGGAAATGCCGGTACTCCGCCAGATCAAAGCCCGGTTCTCCAAAGAAAAACCGCTCAAGGGCATCCGAATGGCCTGCTGTTTGCATATTACCACGGAAACCGCCAACCTCGCCATTACGCTGAAAGCCGGCGGAGCTGACGCGGTATTCTGCGCCTCCAACCCGCTGTCCACACAGGATGATGTGGCCGCCGCGCTGGTCAAACATTATGGAATCCGCACCTACGCCATCAAAGGGGAAGATAACAAAACGTATTACAAGCATATCCAGGCGGCGATCGAGCATCGTCCGCAGATTACCATGGACGATGGTGCGGATCTGGTGTCTACCCTTCATAAGGACTATCGCTCCTACCTCACGGACGTTATCGGCGGCAGCGAAGAGACAACGACCGGCGTGGTCCGACTGCGGGCGATGGAAAAAGACGGTGTCTTGCCCTATCCGGTCATTTCGGTCAACGACGCGCTGACCAAACATTTGTTCGACAACCGTTATGGCACAGGACAGTCGACGATCGACGGGATCCTGCGCGCCACGAATCTTCTTCTGGCCGGAAAAATGATGGTGGTCGCGGGCTACGGCTGGTGCGGACGCGGCTTCGCGATGCGGGCCAAAGGTCTTGGGGCCATCGTTATCGTTACGGAAATCGATCCGATGAAAGCGATGGAAGCGGCGATGGACGGCTTTTTAGTGATGCCCATGAGTGAAGCCGCCAAAATCGGTGATGTGTTTGTGACGTTGACCGGCAACAAATCTGTTTTGAGGGCTGAGCACTTCCGGAAGATGAAAGACGGCGCTATTATGGCCAACTCCGGTCACTTTAACGTCGAGATTGATCTGGAAAGCCTTCAGAAATTGGCGAAATCGAAACGGCCTCTGCGGGACTATGTGGAGGAATTCACCCTTCCGAACGGCCACCGGCTCTGCGTCCTGGGAGAAGGCCGCCTCATCAACCTGGCTTCCGCGGAAGGACACCCGGCGAGCGTGATGGACATGTCCTTCGCCAATCAGGCGCTCTCCGCCGAATTCATGGTCCAGAACGCCAAACAACTGGAGAACCGCGTTTATCCCGTCCCGACAGAGATCGATCAGGAAATCGCCCGTTTAAAACTCCGCGGCATGGGCATTTCCATTGATACTCTGACGCCGGAGCAGGCGAAATACCTAGCCTCGTGGCAGGAAGGCACGTAA
- the metK gene encoding methionine adenosyltransferase — protein MANRYVFTSESVTEGHPDKVCDQISDAVLDEVLRQDPTGRVACETFITVGLCIVGGEITTKGYVEVADLVRKVVKDIGYTNAKYGFNFESCAVLNAIGRQSPDIAQGVNVGGAGDQGLMIGFACRETPELMPMPIMQAHAISRRLAEVRKKGILKYLGPDGKSQVTVEYRDGKPFRVDTVVVSSQHTEEILDRTGKRITKAAVDEIIDKVVLPVLPAKMLDKNTKYYVNPTGKFVIGGPQSDTGVTGRKIIVDTYGGMAAHGGGAFSGKDPTKVDRSACYMARYVAKNIVAAGVAHKCTVQLAYAIGVAEPVSIMIDTHGTSDVDEETLVRAVRKTFALTPQGIIDHLKLRRPIYRATAAYGHFGRTESTFTWEKTDKVASLRKELGASYACGGNGCSDERVALGCR, from the coding sequence ATGGCGAATCGTTATGTCTTTACATCTGAATCCGTAACCGAAGGTCATCCGGATAAAGTTTGTGACCAGATTTCTGATGCCGTTTTGGATGAGGTTTTGCGACAAGACCCCACCGGTCGCGTGGCCTGCGAAACGTTTATCACGGTCGGTCTGTGTATTGTCGGCGGCGAAATCACAACCAAAGGCTACGTCGAAGTGGCCGACTTGGTGCGCAAAGTCGTGAAAGACATCGGCTATACGAACGCCAAGTACGGATTCAATTTTGAGAGCTGTGCGGTCCTGAACGCCATCGGACGCCAGTCTCCGGACATCGCGCAAGGCGTGAACGTCGGCGGCGCAGGTGACCAGGGACTCATGATCGGATTTGCCTGCCGGGAAACACCGGAACTGATGCCGATGCCGATCATGCAAGCGCATGCCATCAGCCGTCGTTTGGCTGAGGTTCGCAAAAAAGGAATTTTGAAATACCTGGGCCCGGATGGAAAATCCCAGGTGACGGTGGAGTACCGCGACGGCAAACCCTTTCGCGTGGACACCGTCGTCGTGAGCTCCCAGCACACCGAAGAGATTCTTGATCGGACCGGCAAGCGAATCACCAAAGCCGCGGTCGATGAAATTATCGATAAAGTCGTGCTTCCGGTCCTTCCAGCCAAAATGCTCGACAAAAACACCAAGTATTACGTCAACCCGACCGGCAAGTTCGTGATCGGGGGACCGCAGTCGGATACCGGCGTGACCGGCCGCAAAATCATTGTCGACACCTACGGCGGCATGGCCGCGCACGGGGGGGGAGCCTTCTCCGGTAAAGATCCCACCAAAGTCGATCGGTCCGCCTGTTATATGGCGCGATACGTGGCCAAGAACATCGTGGCCGCGGGAGTGGCGCATAAATGCACCGTCCAACTCGCCTACGCGATCGGAGTCGCCGAGCCGGTCAGTATTATGATCGACACGCATGGGACAAGCGATGTGGATGAAGAAACGCTGGTTCGAGCCGTCCGCAAAACCTTCGCGCTCACGCCGCAAGGCATCATTGACCATCTGAAGCTTCGCCGCCCCATCTACCGGGCCACCGCTGCGTATGGTCACTTTGGCCGTACGGAAAGCACCTTTACCTGGGAGAAAACCGATAAGGTCGCCAGCCTGCGCAAAGAACTTGGAGCCTCCTACGCCTGCGGCGGTAATGGCTGCAGTGACGAACGGGTCGCGCTGGGCTGCCGGTAA
- a CDS encoding NAD-dependent epimerase/dehydratase family protein: protein MKILVTGGAGFIASQIADSYVALGHDVTIVDDLSSGKKKNVNPKATFVAMDIRDPNISTLFAKSGFDIVNHLAAQIDVRRSVQDPFLDASVNILGTLRLLDCCRTYGVRKFIFSSSGGTIYGECKTRPGKEDDAPRPSSPYGFSKATAETYIRFFGEFYHLPYTILRYGNVYGPRQDPNGEAGVVSIFIGKLLAGEPVTIYGTGEQERDYVQVGDIVEANNAALLKGENDVFNIGTGVPVSVNRLYQELCAIHQGGSKPDYAPARPGELERSVLDIGKAAKGLGWKPARTLAQGLTETYRYFQSQKKPPSKRT from the coding sequence ATGAAAATTCTCGTCACCGGCGGCGCCGGATTTATCGCATCCCAGATTGCCGATTCTTACGTGGCGCTTGGACATGACGTGACGATTGTGGACGATCTCTCCTCCGGCAAAAAGAAAAATGTGAATCCCAAAGCCACCTTTGTCGCGATGGACATCCGGGATCCGAATATCAGCACCCTTTTCGCCAAATCCGGTTTCGACATTGTGAATCACCTGGCCGCCCAGATCGATGTCCGGCGTTCCGTTCAGGATCCATTCCTGGATGCCTCGGTGAATATTCTCGGGACGTTACGATTATTGGATTGCTGCCGGACCTATGGGGTTCGGAAATTCATCTTCTCGTCTTCCGGCGGAACGATTTATGGCGAATGCAAGACCCGCCCCGGGAAGGAAGACGACGCGCCAAGACCCTCTTCTCCCTACGGATTCAGCAAGGCTACCGCTGAAACCTATATCCGGTTTTTTGGAGAGTTTTACCATCTGCCGTACACCATTCTGCGCTACGGGAATGTCTACGGCCCGAGGCAGGACCCCAACGGAGAAGCCGGAGTTGTCTCCATCTTCATCGGGAAACTGCTGGCGGGTGAACCGGTGACCATCTACGGGACAGGAGAACAGGAACGCGATTACGTCCAGGTGGGGGATATTGTTGAAGCCAACAACGCCGCTTTGTTAAAGGGAGAAAACGACGTCTTTAATATCGGCACCGGTGTCCCTGTTTCCGTAAACCGGCTTTACCAGGAACTCTGTGCGATTCATCAGGGCGGGTCAAAACCCGACTATGCGCCCGCACGGCCCGGCGAGCTGGAACGCAGCGTTCTGGATATTGGGAAAGCCGCCAAGGGCTTAGGATGGAAACCGGCCCGGACGCTTGCGCAGGGGCTGACCGAAACCTATCGATACTTTCAATCTCAAAAGAAACCCCCGTCCAAACGCACCTGA
- a CDS encoding M6 family metalloprotease domain-containing protein translates to MRKFLSVVCSSFLIASPGWTMRHIQPDAYPKAFQDQMHRPSKAQIHAAGTARAAIISSASGPKTIAVILVQFPSADGSWTSGSRTIQSYANIASYFSNISAYFSEASYNNLTLSFKFFGATAPNQDVASDAGAYTLAHSMEYYGCGDEGTGCSGVTTPTSPAIGANGNYLIRDALNAAGGAVNSTSFAAVIVMHAGNGNETTLADGDIWSIYYSDDAIIQSAGTGFNEGDVVPETEASGISSPMGVICHEFGHALGLPDLYNTGSAGGTSVVGDWDLMDSGPFDGSGANPAHPGAWDKLALGWATVQTVTTRDSYTLNPVETNSRVIKLPVQNGLPQEYFLIEYRLRTSGAAYDQSIPGDGLIIWHVDDAITASRGVTATDQSVANTVNSGSPHYGVSIVTANGIAISGSNQGSSGNTFGGERRNFISPQSNNFNGDASGISVVNISGVGTDTTRFDVANLAVTADQSISKVISYPNPAGKGYAHPSGEGHATLQFHLTRPANDYQINIYTLSGDLVRKISKEEIALNIDRSDNLKWVYEFVWDLKNGDGALVAPGVYLYLVRADNKSKGAKAVIIR, encoded by the coding sequence ATGCGGAAATTTCTTTCCGTTGTTTGCAGCAGCTTCCTGATCGCCTCACCCGGATGGACCATGCGCCATATCCAGCCGGACGCTTACCCCAAGGCGTTTCAAGATCAAATGCATCGCCCTTCCAAAGCTCAAATTCACGCCGCGGGTACGGCGCGAGCCGCCATTATTTCCAGCGCCTCCGGCCCTAAGACCATCGCCGTAATCCTGGTTCAATTCCCGAGCGCTGACGGCAGCTGGACTTCCGGCAGCAGAACTATCCAGAGTTACGCCAATATCGCTTCGTATTTCTCTAATATATCGGCTTATTTTTCAGAGGCTTCCTACAACAATTTAACGTTAAGTTTTAAGTTCTTTGGAGCGACAGCACCCAATCAGGACGTTGCATCGGATGCCGGAGCATACACCTTAGCCCACTCGATGGAATACTACGGCTGCGGCGATGAGGGAACCGGTTGTTCCGGAGTCACCACTCCCACGTCTCCGGCGATCGGGGCTAATGGCAACTACCTTATCCGGGACGCTCTTAACGCGGCCGGGGGAGCGGTCAACTCCACGAGTTTTGCCGCGGTCATCGTCATGCATGCCGGCAACGGCAATGAAACAACCCTGGCCGACGGGGATATCTGGTCTATTTATTATTCGGATGATGCGATTATTCAATCCGCGGGAACGGGTTTTAACGAAGGCGATGTGGTTCCCGAAACCGAGGCGAGCGGGATTTCCTCTCCGATGGGAGTCATTTGTCACGAGTTCGGTCATGCGCTGGGACTTCCCGACCTGTACAATACCGGCTCAGCCGGAGGCACGTCGGTGGTGGGGGATTGGGACTTGATGGATTCCGGACCCTTTGACGGGTCCGGCGCCAATCCCGCTCATCCCGGCGCCTGGGACAAACTGGCTCTCGGCTGGGCCACAGTACAGACCGTCACCACACGGGACAGCTACACGCTGAATCCAGTTGAAACCAACTCCAGAGTGATCAAACTCCCGGTCCAGAATGGTTTGCCGCAGGAATACTTCCTGATCGAGTATCGTCTCCGGACGTCCGGCGCGGCCTATGATCAGAGTATCCCGGGAGATGGACTGATCATCTGGCATGTGGACGACGCTATCACCGCGTCCCGGGGGGTCACCGCGACCGATCAGAGCGTGGCTAATACCGTCAACTCCGGCAGCCCTCATTACGGGGTGTCGATCGTAACTGCAAACGGCATCGCCATTTCGGGGTCGAACCAGGGCAGTTCCGGGAACACGTTCGGGGGGGAACGCCGGAATTTCATCAGCCCTCAGTCGAACAACTTCAACGGGGATGCCTCCGGAATCAGTGTCGTAAACATCTCAGGTGTCGGGACGGATACCACGCGCTTTGATGTAGCCAATCTCGCTGTCACCGCCGATCAATCCATCTCGAAGGTCATCAGTTACCCGAATCCAGCCGGGAAAGGCTACGCGCACCCCAGCGGGGAAGGGCATGCCACCCTTCAATTTCATCTGACTCGCCCCGCGAATGATTACCAGATCAACATTTACACGCTCAGCGGAGATCTGGTCCGCAAAATCAGCAAAGAGGAGATCGCTTTAAATATCGATCGTTCAGACAACCTGAAGTGGGTTTATGAGTTTGTTTGGGATTTGAAAAATGGAGACGGCGCTCTGGTGGCCCCGGGAGTTTACCTCTACCTCGTGCGTGCGGATAATAAATCCAAGGGTGCCAAAGCAGTGATCATCCGCTAA
- a CDS encoding phosphoglucomutase/phosphomannomutase family protein — MADIRFGTDGWRGVIADDFTFDNLRQVTEAAIPVFRRHGRSPLILVGYDRRFLSPAFADCVARILHSNGFHVRLASSPLPTPAVSVCVKEQHAAWGIVMTASHNPALYNGFKIKDALGRSAPPEITAEIEKHLSEQQAASSKQGIPDHPADVPSSPLAARRSPIETFDYWPTYERFLKSRLDWSLLKRWKASVVFDYLYGVGAGIPEQLLRGSALKIHSLHANHDVLFGGLHPEPIEAYLSDLKKEVRSRRAVAGVALDGDADRLGMVDEKGRYLTPHQVFPLLVLHCVEHKKWQGKIVQSVSLGALGERIAQAYNLPFEEVPVGFKHIAERMVKEDVLAGGEESGGYAVRGGIPERDGILSGLLFLEMLAVRRETPSQLLTDMERRFGRARFKRVDFSLKQPITDKTAFARQVTNGLPTRLLSQAIQEVRPSDGVKIILQSGEWVLLRPSGTEPMLPTYAESDSWSRTDQLLGWARKSVQKMLQNTSNDNPR; from the coding sequence TTGGCTGATATCCGTTTTGGAACGGACGGTTGGCGCGGCGTGATTGCCGACGATTTCACGTTTGACAACCTGCGGCAGGTGACCGAGGCGGCGATCCCTGTTTTTCGCCGCCACGGCCGTTCGCCGCTGATTCTGGTCGGCTACGATCGACGTTTCCTTTCTCCCGCTTTTGCCGATTGCGTGGCCCGGATTCTACACTCCAACGGTTTTCACGTGCGCCTGGCTTCGTCTCCGTTGCCCACCCCGGCCGTTTCCGTTTGTGTAAAAGAACAGCACGCGGCCTGGGGAATCGTGATGACCGCCAGCCATAATCCTGCTCTCTACAACGGCTTCAAAATTAAAGATGCTTTGGGCCGTTCCGCTCCGCCGGAGATTACGGCGGAAATCGAGAAACATCTTAGCGAGCAGCAAGCAGCGAGCAGCAAGCAAGGAATACCTGATCATCCAGCAGATGTTCCTAGCTCACCGCTCGCTGCTCGCCGCTCGCCGATTGAAACGTTCGACTACTGGCCTACCTACGAACGCTTCCTGAAAAGCCGCCTGGACTGGTCTTTGCTAAAACGCTGGAAAGCGTCTGTGGTTTTTGATTATTTGTATGGCGTTGGCGCGGGAATTCCGGAACAGCTTCTTCGGGGTTCGGCCCTGAAAATCCATTCGCTCCATGCGAACCATGACGTCCTCTTCGGAGGCCTGCACCCGGAACCTATCGAGGCCTATCTATCCGATCTCAAAAAAGAAGTTCGCTCCAGACGCGCGGTGGCCGGAGTCGCGCTGGACGGCGATGCCGATCGCCTGGGCATGGTGGACGAGAAAGGACGTTATCTGACACCGCATCAGGTTTTCCCGTTGCTCGTGCTGCACTGCGTGGAACACAAGAAATGGCAGGGGAAAATTGTTCAGTCGGTTTCCCTGGGTGCGCTGGGCGAACGCATCGCACAGGCTTACAACCTGCCGTTTGAGGAAGTCCCTGTCGGGTTCAAACATATTGCGGAACGCATGGTGAAAGAAGACGTCTTGGCCGGAGGGGAAGAATCCGGGGGCTATGCGGTCCGCGGGGGCATTCCCGAACGTGACGGGATTCTCTCCGGGCTCCTTTTTCTGGAAATGCTTGCGGTCCGGCGAGAAACACCGTCACAACTGTTGACCGACATGGAACGGCGTTTCGGGCGCGCCCGGTTCAAACGGGTGGACTTCTCCCTGAAACAACCGATCACGGACAAGACGGCCTTTGCCCGCCAGGTAACCAACGGCCTACCGACACGGCTTCTGAGCCAGGCGATCCAAGAGGTGCGCCCTTCCGACGGAGTGAAAATTATTCTTCAGAGCGGCGAATGGGTTCTTCTTCGCCCTTCGGGGACAGAACCAATGTTGCCCACGTATGCCGAATCAGACAGCTGGTCTCGAACGGACCAACTGCTCGGCTGGGCCCGGAAATCCGTTCAAAAAATGTTGCAGAATACGTCCAATGACAACCCCCGCTAA
- a CDS encoding NDP-sugar synthase yields the protein MTTPAKQHPVRAMVMAAGAGTRLRPLTNAIPKPMVPIANRPVLEYTLENLKRHGIQEVVLNLHNHPHLIQDYFKDGSAWGLKIHYSMEPELLGTAGGVKKVESILRKGTFLVMSGDGLTNVNLTDLLEFHRSHHSVGTMGLKPLDTRFEYGITMTDPKNRITRFIEKPKWSDVFSNQVNTGIYVFEPQILSRIPKRRVYDFGHEVWPELLKQHLPIYGYVLKEYWCDVGNLAEYRRAQRDALEGKAGIQLPGRPIQPGVWIGEGTVIEPGAKLEAPCLIGKNCTIARDAVIGAYTVIGDRARISRKCVLQNCILWNDVHVERHVRLENCVIGHHARVTENISVYEGSVINLSK from the coding sequence ATGACAACCCCCGCTAAACAACATCCGGTACGGGCCATGGTCATGGCGGCCGGCGCCGGCACGCGGCTCAGGCCTCTGACTAACGCCATCCCAAAACCTATGGTTCCGATCGCCAACCGGCCGGTCCTGGAATATACCCTCGAAAATCTGAAACGTCACGGCATTCAGGAAGTCGTCCTGAATCTTCATAACCATCCCCACCTGATTCAGGATTACTTTAAGGATGGATCGGCCTGGGGATTAAAGATCCATTATTCCATGGAACCCGAACTGCTCGGGACCGCCGGAGGCGTTAAGAAAGTGGAATCTATTTTGAGGAAGGGGACCTTTCTGGTCATGTCCGGAGATGGCCTGACGAACGTGAACCTGACGGATCTGCTGGAGTTTCACCGCAGTCATCATTCGGTTGGCACGATGGGATTGAAGCCCCTGGACACCCGCTTTGAATACGGTATTACCATGACCGATCCAAAAAACCGCATCACACGCTTTATCGAAAAACCGAAATGGAGCGATGTCTTTTCCAATCAGGTCAATACCGGCATTTACGTGTTTGAACCCCAGATTCTCTCCCGGATCCCCAAAAGACGTGTCTATGATTTCGGGCATGAGGTGTGGCCGGAACTCCTGAAACAGCATCTTCCTATATACGGTTATGTTCTGAAAGAGTATTGGTGCGATGTGGGCAATCTCGCCGAGTATCGGCGCGCCCAGCGGGATGCACTGGAAGGCAAAGCCGGCATTCAACTGCCCGGCCGCCCGATCCAGCCGGGAGTCTGGATCGGTGAAGGGACCGTCATTGAACCCGGAGCGAAGCTTGAAGCGCCGTGTCTGATCGGCAAAAACTGCACTATCGCCCGTGATGCGGTGATCGGCGCCTACACCGTCATCGGCGACCGTGCGCGCATCAGCCGGAAGTGTGTGCTTCAAAATTGCATCCTTTGGAATGACGTGCATGTCGAGCGGCACGTCCGGCTGGAAAACTGCGTGATCGGCCATCACGCGCGCGTCACTGAAAATATTTCCGTCTACGAAGGCTCGGTCATTAACCTCTCCAAGTGA
- a CDS encoding LptF/LptG family permease, protein MKIRILSRYILEEYLSNLLLGLIIFTFVLLLDRLFELVDLLLNKGVGLSLSFQLLMLLLPSSLTITLPTSCLLATLLTFGRLSENNEITAARASGLAAWSYVRMPLAAAVLASAFLFPFNSYWAPHAHAHFRQLYVRVLQKNPLVRIEEKTFVEVGDYHLYVDKKGRRSPILKGVTIYKTPAEGAPLRIFAERGQASVDSEQGVRFFLEDGRIEEIDPARPDRWTYTGFKTYQLLIPFRNSVQTSERSIEEMDNRELQARINQLHAQRLPSPLFACQIHLRWAMAVTPLLFVGLGIPLAIRVHRGGRSIGFGISLLVLVGYYALLMGGTGMGQRGVWPAWLAVWMGNGIVAGLALGLGWRFVRH, encoded by the coding sequence ATGAAAATCCGGATCCTCTCTCGTTATATTCTCGAGGAATATCTCAGCAATCTGCTGCTGGGGCTGATTATTTTTACGTTTGTCCTTTTACTGGACCGCCTCTTTGAACTGGTTGATCTGTTGTTGAATAAGGGCGTTGGCCTTTCGCTTTCCTTTCAGCTTCTGATGCTTTTGCTTCCTTCTTCCTTGACGATCACCTTGCCGACCTCCTGCCTTCTGGCGACGCTCCTGACGTTCGGGCGGTTATCCGAAAACAATGAGATCACCGCGGCGCGGGCCAGCGGCTTGGCGGCGTGGAGTTATGTGAGGATGCCCCTGGCCGCCGCGGTTCTGGCCAGCGCCTTCCTTTTTCCATTTAATTCCTATTGGGCGCCGCATGCGCACGCCCATTTCCGGCAGCTCTATGTGCGCGTTTTGCAAAAAAACCCGTTGGTTCGTATTGAAGAGAAAACATTTGTTGAGGTGGGTGATTATCACCTCTACGTCGATAAAAAAGGCCGCCGAAGTCCAATCCTGAAAGGCGTGACCATCTATAAGACACCGGCGGAGGGAGCGCCGCTTCGCATCTTTGCCGAACGTGGGCAGGCATCGGTGGACTCCGAACAAGGCGTGCGTTTTTTCCTGGAGGACGGGCGGATCGAAGAAATTGACCCGGCCCGCCCGGACCGATGGACGTACACGGGGTTTAAAACCTATCAGCTTTTAATCCCGTTCCGTAATTCAGTGCAAACCAGCGAACGCTCGATCGAAGAAATGGACAACCGCGAACTGCAAGCCCGGATCAACCAGCTCCACGCGCAGAGGTTACCGTCCCCCCTTTTTGCTTGCCAAATCCATCTGCGTTGGGCCATGGCGGTCACCCCGCTTCTGTTCGTGGGGTTGGGGATTCCGTTGGCCATCCGGGTCCACCGGGGCGGGCGCTCGATCGGTTTCGGGATCAGCCTGCTCGTTCTGGTCGGGTACTATGCGTTGCTCATGGGTGGAACAGGGATGGGACAACGAGGAGTCTGGCCGGCCTGGCTGGCGGTTTGGATGGGTAATGGGATTGTGGCTGGCCTGGCTCTGGGGCTGGGGTGGCGTTTTGTGAGGCACTGA
- a CDS encoding LptF/LptG family permease, translating into MPIKIIDRYQAKGFFAPFGICTGIFSVMVIFGRYFEKMDIFNNYHAKLKDIVVYLLLGLPFWLNMVLPVATMLALLFSLGHLQQRGELTAMRSAGIGSLRLYAPYFMIGLALSVVSLIGGLSFLPKLNFAARAIYRVHIKQGQVLNYRLDHVVAAGSDNRRFTIGWLDVEKNEMREIVVDQFTDQFEWLETIAAKQAVYRNKKWVFLDGTWRHRDATQPYGLKEEPFQERIVPIPEAPADFLLEDKMPDDMTGREILRRIKRLRTLGASTYKERVALHLRLALPFANVVVIALGIPFAIRQGHKGRTQTFSYALGLAFLYWGMTSICQSFGEQGRIPPWIAAWASNISFSALALGLLRKTL; encoded by the coding sequence ATGCCAATAAAGATTATTGATCGCTATCAGGCCAAGGGATTTTTCGCACCCTTTGGAATCTGTACCGGAATTTTCTCGGTCATGGTTATTTTTGGACGCTACTTTGAGAAGATGGACATTTTTAATAACTACCACGCCAAATTAAAGGACATCGTCGTCTACCTGCTCCTCGGATTGCCGTTTTGGCTGAACATGGTCCTGCCGGTGGCCACGATGCTGGCCCTCTTGTTTTCCCTCGGGCATTTGCAGCAGCGGGGTGAGCTGACCGCCATGCGCAGCGCCGGTATCGGTTCCCTCCGGCTTTACGCGCCTTATTTTATGATTGGGTTGGCGTTGTCTGTTGTTTCGTTGATTGGAGGCCTGAGTTTTCTGCCTAAATTAAATTTTGCGGCGCGGGCTATTTATCGAGTCCATATCAAACAGGGACAGGTCTTGAATTACCGGTTGGACCACGTGGTGGCCGCGGGTAGCGATAACCGGCGTTTTACCATTGGTTGGCTGGATGTCGAAAAGAACGAGATGCGTGAGATTGTGGTGGATCAGTTTACGGATCAGTTCGAATGGCTGGAAACGATCGCGGCCAAGCAGGCTGTTTACCGGAACAAGAAATGGGTGTTTTTGGATGGAACCTGGCGGCACCGGGATGCCACCCAACCCTATGGGTTGAAAGAGGAACCGTTCCAGGAGAGGATTGTTCCCATCCCGGAGGCTCCCGCAGATTTTCTTTTGGAAGATAAAATGCCGGATGACATGACCGGGCGCGAAATTCTCCGGCGCATTAAGCGGTTGCGGACGCTCGGCGCTTCGACGTACAAAGAGCGAGTGGCCCTGCATCTCCGACTGGCACTTCCCTTTGCCAATGTGGTGGTGATCGCTCTCGGGATTCCGTTTGCCATTCGCCAGGGACATAAAGGACGCACGCAGACGTTTAGTTACGCGCTGGGGCTGGCGTTTCTTTATTGGGGCATGACGTCGATTTGCCAGTCGTTCGGAGAGCAAGGAAGAATTCCCCCCTGGATTGCAGCTTGGGCGTCCAATATCAGTTTTTCAGCGTTGGCGTTGGGGTTGTTGCGGAAGACGTTGTAG
- a CDS encoding four helix bundle protein, whose translation MREYKKLLVWQKANELAHQIYTISESFPKEHRFGLTSQLQRAALSVPTNIVEGSYSSHDGEFHQFLNIAFRSLGETSYLLQFAYERKLLSDAHYSETRDCINQTEKMLAALLASVKRSR comes from the coding sequence ATGCGTGAGTACAAGAAACTGCTTGTATGGCAAAAAGCCAATGAACTGGCCCACCAGATCTACACAATCAGCGAGTCTTTCCCAAAGGAGCATCGTTTTGGCCTCACCAGCCAACTTCAGAGAGCCGCTCTATCCGTCCCCACTAATATTGTCGAGGGGTCATATAGTTCTCATGATGGTGAGTTCCACCAGTTTTTGAACATTGCTTTCCGTTCCTTGGGCGAAACTTCTTACTTATTACAATTCGCCTATGAGCGAAAACTCCTATCCGATGCCCACTATTCCGAAACGCGGGATTGCATAAACCAGACAGAGAAAATGCTGGCGGCGCTGCTGGCTAGCGTAAAGAGGTCTCGCTAA